From Aristaeella lactis, the proteins below share one genomic window:
- the glpK gene encoding glycerol kinase GlpK codes for MKKILAALDQGTTSSRAVIFTEDGEILSAFNKEFPQYYPKPGWVEHDPKDILDSQISALREAVRLSGVNAADIAAIGITNQRETTFLWDRKTGECVGNAIVWQCRRTSQIVDRLVADGCGDMIREKTGLVPDAYFSGTKLKWLLDYYNLTDRAEKGELCFGTVDSFLCWNLLEGRPHVTDATNAGRTMLFNLRTQDWDDDLLKLLGIPKACLPRVVDTAGPIGMLDPAILGRAIPVTAMAGDQHASLFGQACLKTGDIKNTYGTGCFMLMNTGDRPVMSEHGLLTTMAWRIGGKPTYALEGSVFMGGATIQWLRDELKIIDHAAETEGIARSVQSTGGVYLVPAFTGLGAPWWDMYSRGTLVGMTRGTGRAHIIRAALEAIAYQSADLMDAMIADCGSRPESLQVDGGASANSFLMQFQADITNIPVVRPRVLETTALGAALLAGLGAGIYSSLEETAKVWQKDLEFDPKMDEATRLLNLKGWHKAVERSLNWAKD; via the coding sequence ATGAAGAAGATTCTGGCGGCGCTTGATCAGGGAACAACCAGCTCCAGGGCAGTGATCTTTACCGAAGACGGAGAGATCCTGTCCGCCTTCAACAAAGAATTCCCCCAGTATTATCCGAAACCGGGCTGGGTGGAACACGATCCGAAGGACATCCTGGACAGCCAGATTTCAGCCCTGCGGGAAGCAGTGCGCCTGAGCGGTGTGAACGCGGCGGATATTGCGGCGATCGGCATCACCAACCAGCGTGAGACCACCTTCCTCTGGGACCGGAAAACCGGCGAGTGTGTTGGCAACGCGATTGTATGGCAGTGCCGGCGCACCAGCCAGATCGTGGACCGGCTTGTGGCGGACGGCTGCGGGGATATGATCCGGGAAAAGACCGGTCTGGTTCCGGACGCCTATTTCTCCGGAACCAAGCTGAAATGGCTGCTGGATTATTACAATCTGACAGACCGGGCGGAAAAAGGCGAGCTGTGCTTCGGTACGGTTGACAGCTTCCTGTGCTGGAACCTGCTGGAAGGCAGGCCGCATGTGACCGACGCGACCAACGCCGGCCGGACGATGCTGTTTAACCTGCGGACGCAGGACTGGGATGACGACCTGCTGAAGCTGCTGGGCATCCCGAAGGCCTGCCTGCCCCGGGTGGTGGATACAGCCGGACCGATTGGTATGCTGGATCCCGCGATCCTGGGACGGGCGATACCGGTGACCGCCATGGCGGGCGACCAGCATGCCAGCCTTTTTGGCCAGGCATGCCTGAAAACCGGTGATATCAAGAACACCTACGGCACCGGCTGCTTTATGCTGATGAATACCGGCGACCGGCCGGTGATGAGCGAACACGGCCTGCTGACCACCATGGCCTGGCGTATAGGCGGAAAGCCGACCTACGCCCTGGAGGGAAGCGTGTTCATGGGCGGAGCCACCATCCAGTGGCTTCGGGATGAACTGAAGATCATTGATCACGCGGCGGAAACGGAAGGCATTGCCCGTTCCGTGCAGAGCACCGGCGGGGTTTACCTCGTGCCGGCCTTTACGGGCCTGGGGGCCCCCTGGTGGGATATGTACAGCCGGGGGACACTGGTCGGCATGACCCGGGGTACAGGCAGGGCCCATATTATCCGGGCGGCATTGGAAGCCATCGCCTACCAGAGCGCGGACCTGATGGACGCGATGATCGCGGACTGCGGCAGCAGGCCGGAAAGCCTGCAGGTGGACGGCGGCGCGAGCGCCAACAGTTTCCTGATGCAGTTCCAGGCGGATATCACAAACATCCCGGTGGTGCGGCCGCGGGTGCTGGAAACAACAGCACTGGGCGCGGCACTGCTGGCCGGCCTCGGCGCGGGAATCTACAGCAGCCTGGAGGAAACCGCGAAGGTATGGCAGAAGGACCTGGAGTTTGATCCCAAAATGGATGAAGCCACCAGGCTGCTGAACCTGAAGGGCTGGCATAAGGCTGTTGAAAGAAGCTTAAACTGGGCAAAGGATTAA
- the pgsA gene encoding CDP-diacylglycerol--glycerol-3-phosphate 3-phosphatidyltransferase — MKEKIHKLFSNVWTIPNVLTILRIILIPVFVVLFFKGQKMAALAVFCAASLTDMLDGYLARKLNQITDFGKLFDPLADKLMVLTAMVCQTFWGPLPLVAVIIVAAKELMMVLGGVFMLSKDVVVYSNYFGKAAQVGFIAALILSFFHDKFLEGNIVLFGMTPDILILWLTVALAIIAMGVYAAGAIKTIRAKKSGQA; from the coding sequence TTGAAAGAGAAGATCCACAAACTGTTTTCCAATGTCTGGACGATCCCCAATGTGCTGACGATCCTCCGGATCATCCTGATCCCCGTGTTCGTCGTCCTGTTCTTCAAAGGACAGAAAATGGCGGCCCTGGCAGTCTTCTGCGCCGCCAGCCTGACGGATATGCTGGACGGGTATCTTGCCCGGAAGCTGAACCAGATCACGGACTTCGGCAAGCTGTTTGACCCGCTGGCCGATAAGCTGATGGTTCTGACCGCCATGGTCTGCCAGACGTTCTGGGGCCCTCTGCCGCTGGTCGCGGTGATCATTGTTGCCGCCAAAGAACTGATGATGGTTCTCGGCGGTGTGTTTATGCTCAGCAAGGACGTGGTTGTCTACAGCAACTACTTCGGCAAGGCGGCACAGGTGGGCTTCATCGCAGCCCTGATCCTGTCCTTCTTCCATGACAAGTTCCTTGAAGGAAACATTGTCCTGTTCGGAATGACGCCGGATATCCTGATCCTGTGGCTCACCGTGGCCCTGGCCATCATCGCCATGGGCGTCTATGCCGCAGGCGCGATCAAAACCATCCGGGCGAAGAAAAGCGGGCAGGCATAA
- the rph gene encoding ribonuclease PH, whose amino-acid sequence MRLDGRAPDEKRPVSIQTDFVRTAYGSCLIATGNTRVICTASVEEAVPPFLKGKGQGWVTAEYAMLPASTTERKKRDGIKKDGRSVEIQRLIGRALRQAVDLKALGERTITLDCDVLEADGGTRTASITGAMVALTCAAERLVREKKLPISPVIHQVAAISAGVIDDVPCLDLCYQEDSHAQVDMNFVMNEKGEFIELQGTGEGRAFTKQELDTIMDYGAKGIRELMDAQREALGDRAAYIAPKPLLLVATGNEHKLRELQEMFKDFYTLAPMTAVGFFGPIEENANTFAGNAAIKAEAVCEATGLPAIGDDSGLEVEALDGEPGVYSARYAGEHGDDEANNDLLLSRMEGKEDRAAAFKCALALKIPGKDTIIAEGSCPGVLLTERRGTGGFGYDPLFLYEPMNKTYAEMNAEEKNQISHRSRAAEMMRSIMSQLITKE is encoded by the coding sequence ATGAGACTAGACGGAAGAGCACCGGACGAGAAGCGGCCGGTAAGCATTCAAACAGATTTTGTTCGCACGGCCTATGGCAGCTGCCTGATCGCCACGGGAAACACCCGGGTGATCTGCACCGCGAGCGTGGAAGAGGCAGTGCCTCCTTTCCTGAAGGGGAAGGGACAGGGCTGGGTGACAGCGGAATACGCAATGCTGCCGGCATCCACCACGGAACGGAAAAAGCGCGACGGCATCAAAAAGGACGGCCGGAGCGTGGAGATCCAGCGGCTGATCGGCCGGGCCCTGCGGCAGGCAGTGGACCTGAAAGCCCTGGGAGAAAGGACTATTACGCTGGACTGCGACGTGCTGGAAGCAGACGGCGGTACCCGCACGGCCTCCATCACCGGAGCCATGGTGGCCCTGACCTGCGCGGCGGAACGGCTGGTGCGGGAGAAGAAACTTCCGATCAGTCCCGTTATTCACCAGGTGGCGGCCATCAGCGCCGGTGTGATTGATGACGTTCCATGCCTGGACCTGTGCTATCAGGAAGACAGCCATGCCCAGGTGGATATGAACTTTGTGATGAACGAGAAGGGCGAGTTCATCGAACTGCAGGGCACCGGTGAAGGCCGTGCCTTCACCAAGCAGGAACTGGATACCATCATGGACTACGGTGCCAAGGGTATCCGGGAGCTGATGGATGCCCAGCGGGAAGCCCTCGGGGACCGGGCAGCGTATATCGCGCCGAAGCCCCTGCTGCTGGTGGCCACGGGCAATGAACACAAGCTGCGGGAACTGCAGGAGATGTTCAAGGATTTCTATACCCTTGCCCCGATGACTGCTGTCGGTTTCTTCGGACCAATTGAGGAGAACGCCAATACCTTTGCCGGCAATGCCGCCATCAAGGCGGAAGCTGTGTGCGAGGCGACCGGCCTGCCCGCCATCGGTGATGACAGCGGCCTGGAAGTGGAAGCGCTGGACGGAGAACCCGGCGTCTACTCCGCCCGTTATGCCGGAGAACACGGGGACGATGAGGCAAACAACGATCTGCTTCTGAGCCGGATGGAAGGAAAAGAGGACCGTGCCGCGGCCTTTAAGTGCGCGCTGGCCCTGAAGATCCCGGGCAAGGATACCATTATCGCGGAGGGCAGCTGCCCCGGCGTCCTGCTGACAGAGCGCAGGGGTACCGGCGGTTTCGGCTATGATCCGCTGTTCCTCTATGAGCCGATGAACAAGACCTACGCGGAGATGAACGCGGAGGAAAAGAACCAGATCAGTCACCGTTCCCGCGCGGCGGAGATGATGCGCAGCATCATGTCCCAGCTGATTACAAAAGAATAA